In Malus sylvestris chromosome 15, drMalSylv7.2, whole genome shotgun sequence, a single genomic region encodes these proteins:
- the LOC126602005 gene encoding uncharacterized protein LOC126602005 translates to MLGISNICKGYKSFVMKLAPNHKHGDSKFADNHDTTKDDENFTISYPTTPVGGFDNQRSIDDNFLRRSLSRTSSRRCKTPTPRSFSRSASRSTTPTPSSLSRNMSRRNAMETEISASVSRNMGRRSTSEMEIPSLLSRNMSRRHPFETEIHSPSPTTASAPASPAPASPSPASPSPTSQTSNGSKSGTSDQPESLSRSVSKRSTTPIVFSRTTARKKPRPIEKKLAFTLEELCHGCVKKIKITREVINNAGIIVQEEETLKINVQPGWRKGTKITFEAKGDEKPGYLPADILFLIDEKRHHLFKRSGRDDLEIAVEIPLADALGGCSFPVPLLGGDKMTISFDDIIYHGYVKVIPGQGMPKLKDPTARGDLRITCLVKFPTHVSDEKRAEAVEILQDCSYD, encoded by the exons ATGCTCGGAATATCGAATATCTGCAAAGGATACAAATCCTTTGTTATGAAATTGGCCCCCAACCATAAGCACGGAGACTCAAAGTTTGCAGACAATCATGACACCACCAAG GACGATGAAAATTTTACGATTAGTTACCCAACAACACCGGTAGGCGGGTTCGATAATCAACGAAGTATTGATGATAACTTCTTGCGCCGAAGTCTTTCAAGGACCTCGAGTAGAAGATGTAAGACACCGACACCGAGGAGCTTCTCAAGAAGTGCAAGCCGGAGCACCACTCCGACACCCTCGTCGTTGTCAAGAAATATGAGTCGAAGGAATGCCATGGAGACCGAAATTTCTGCTTCAGTTTCGAGAAATATGGGTCGAAGGAGCACTTCAGAGATGGAAATTCCTTCCCTTCTATCAAGAAATATGAGCCGGAGGCACCCTTTTGAGACTGAAATACATTCTCCATCACCCACCACAGCTTCAGCACCAGCCTCTCCAGCACCCGCTTCTCCATCACCCGCCTCTCCATCTCCAACCTCTCAAACGTCTAATGGCAGTAAATCAGGCACGTCTGATCAACCGGAGTCTTTATCAAGAAGTGTGAGCAAGAGGAGCACAACCCCGATTGTCTTCTCTCGGACAACTGCGAGAAAGAAACCTCGTCCGATTGAGAAGAAGCTTGCATTCACACTTGAAGAGTTGTGTCACGGATGCGTAAAGAAGATCAAGATCACAAGAGAAGTCATCAACAATGCTGG GATCATTGTCCAAGAAGAGGAAACACTGAAAATAAACGTGCAGCCGGGATGGAGGAAAGGAACGAAGATTACATTTGAAGCGAAAGGCGATGAGAAACCAGGTTACCTCCCAGCTGACATACTCTTCTTGATAGATGAAAAGAGGCACCATCTGTTCAAGAGATCAGGCCGCGATGATTTGGAAATCGCTGTTGAGATCCCTCTGGCAGATGCACTGGGAGGCTGCTCATTTCCAGTTCCTCTGCTAGGAGGAGACAAAATGACAATTTCATTCGATGACATCATATATCATGGCTATGTAAAGGTCATTCCAGGACAAGGAATGCCAAAGCTTAAAGACCCAACAGCGAGAGGCGACCTCCGCATCACATGTCTTGTAAAATTTCCGACACATGTGAGCGACGAGAAACGAGCAGAAGCAGTTGAAATTCTACAAGATTGTTCTTATGATTAA